A genomic window from Silene latifolia isolate original U9 population chromosome 11, ASM4854445v1, whole genome shotgun sequence includes:
- the LOC141613972 gene encoding uncharacterized protein LOC141613972: protein MSTNSRAINNITIKYRLPIPRLDGILDELSGAQLFSKIDLRQGYYQVKIKEGDEWKMAFKTKHGLYEWLVMPFGLSNAPSTFIRLMTEVLRPYLDRFVVVYFDDILVYRPSKEEHLKHLQVLFETLREHRLYGKLEKRSFMQSEVQFLGSIISARGIIVDQEKVKAIKTWPNPKNIRDLFEVECDASGIGVEVLLLQERKPIAYFNEKFSGTKLNYSTYDKELYAIFQALNHWSYYLKPRPFVLHSDHEALNYINGQHKLNHRHAKWVKFLQSINFSSKYIEGKDNIVAYALSRRFIMLSFMEQRVLGFEYMKELYVEDPEFKEEWKLLQSGRIKLGRKYLVQNGLFFFGNRLCVSKGPYRSLLIREIHSNGLVGHFAIKWNTINYDAKKRVEQMLHVHEQVKKQIEKANEAHKAKSKGAKGTKSFEPGDLVWIHLRKEIFLEKRKKKLMPRADGPFEVLEKFGYNAYKINHPGEYGVHGTFNVGDLSPYYEETEEVKLEDLRANPFQEGDIERNQTEKAPISPGAVNQASNVLEEGQGQTSHALILPGIPGTTQATGSPITHAQANNNHNNNTQAKSTIVCKTLKFSPVLVWVCSTVSVPVAYTANSGNQSLGYNTIPSCKSFFSFAAGAANQANNLLEDGKGQTKHTLILPGIPGTTQANNSHSNNNWFVKFVSVPIVYSANSSNQS from the exons ATGTCTACGAATagtagagccatcaacaacattaccatcAAGTATAGGTTACCCATACCTAGGCTTGATGGCATCCtggatgagcttagtggagctcaattgttttcaaagattgatctaAGGCAAGGCTACTAccaagtaaagatcaaggaaggtGATGAATGGAAAATGGCTTTCAAAACCAAGCATGGGTTATACGAGTGGCtggtgatgccctttggtctttctaatgcaccaagcacttTCATAAGGCTCATGACCGAGGTACTTAGACCATATTTGGACagatttgtggttgtttactttgatgatatcttggtctatAGGCCTTCCAAAGAAGAGCACCTCAAgcatttgcaagtattgtttgaaACTCTTAGGGAGCACAGGTTGTATGGCAAGCTAGAGAAGCGTTCTTTTATGCAAAGTGAGGTCCAATTTTTGGGTTCTATCATCTCTGCTCGGGGCATTATAgttgatcaagagaaggttaAAGCTATCAAAACATGGCCTAATCCAAAGAATATCAGGGAT TTgtttgaagtagagtgtgatgctagtggtaTTGGCGTAGAGGTTCTCCTCTTGCAAGAACGCAAACCCATTGCTTACTTTAATGAGAAATTCAGCGGTACCAAGCTCAATTATTCAACCTATGATAAGGAGTTGTATGCTATTTTTCAAGCCTTGAACCATTGGAGCTACTACTTGAAGCCACGACCATTTGTCCTCCATTCGGATCATGAGGCTCTCAACTACATTAATGGCCAACATaagctcaatcataggcatgctaaatgggtgaagTTCCTACAATCCATCAACTTTTCAAGCAAGTACATAGAGGGAAAAGACAATATAGTTGCTTATGCATTGTCTAGgaggttcattatgttgagtttCATGGAGCAAAGGGTCCTTGGGTTTGAGTACATGAAGGAGTTATATGTGGAGGATCCGGAATTTAAAGAAGAATGGAAGCTCCTTCAATCTGGCCGAATCAAGCTTGGGAGGAAATACTTGGTTCAAaatgggttattcttctttggaAACAGATTGTGTGTGTCTAAGGGACCTTATAGAAGTTTATTGATAAGGGAAATACACTCCAATGGTCTTGTCGGGCACTTTG CCATCAAGTGGAACACCATTAATTATGATGCTAAGAAAAGAGTTGAACAAATGCTCCATGTCCATGAACAagtcaagaagcaaattgagaaggctaatgAGGCTCATAAGGCCAAGTCCAAGGGTGCTAAGGGAACCAAGAGCTTTGAACCCGGAGATCTTGTTTGGATACACTTGAGAAAGGAGATATTTCtagaaaaaaggaagaaaaagctCATGCCTAGAGCTGATGGTCCATTCGAAGTCCTTGAGAAGTTCGGGTACAATGCGTACAAGATAAACCATCCCGGAGAGTATGGTGTCCATGGAACTTTCAATGTTGGGGATTTgagtccttattatgaagagacTGAAGAAGTTAAActcgaggatttgagggcaaatccttttcaagaaggagATATTGAAaggaatcaaaccgagaaagctCCTATTTCACCCG GAGCTGTTAACCAGGCTAGTAATGTTTTAGAGGAAGGCCAGGGACAAACCAGTCATGCCCTTATCTTGCCAGGAATACCAGGCACAACCCAAGCTACAGGATCCCCAATAACCCATGCCCAGgccaacaacaatcacaacaacaacacTCAGGCAAAATCAACG ATTGTTTGTAAAACTCTGAAATTTAGCCCAGTGTTAGTTTG GGTTTGTTCAACTGTGTCTGTCCCTGTGGCTTACACTGCAAATTCTGGTAATCAGAGCTTAGGTTATAACACAATCCCATCTTGT AAAAGCTTTTTTAGTTTTGCAGCAGGAGCTGCTAACCAGGCTAACAATCTTTTAGAGGATGGCAAGGGACAAACCAAGCATACCCTTATCTTACCAGGAATACCAGGCACAACCCAGGCCAACAACAGTCACAGCAACAACAACT GGTTTGTTAAATTTGTGTCTGTCCCCATAGTCTACTCTGCAAATTCTAGTAATCAGAGCTGA